TGCAAATAGATTTCAGGTAAAGAGGAGTGTCCTTCAATCAACAGACTCCCAATACAAGATCAGGGGTAAAGGCTaatagatccatgaaagctgcttaTTTTTAAGAATATTTACCAACCTCACACATGGTTCATATAAAATAAACTAAGACAATAAAGAAAAGATTAATCCAGAATTACACTACAATATCTATAATtccatttatgtttaaaaattcaAGACCTTAAGAAAGTAATTAAACATACATAAATCAGGAAATGGTAATTGTACAAAGAACATATTTATAAGGGTTTGGAGTGGCATTATGATCATGAATAGTTATTAGATGCATCACTTCCTTGTCTTGGAATGTTCAGgaaaaaatcataataataaaGAGCATAATTAACAAAAATCTGGAACCACCACTGAAAGAAACTTAAACTGTGAGCTTGAAAGAAACTTAAGCTGTCTGATATAAGTATAACAATGAACTTTTTTCAACATTTTGATACAGCCTAGAATGTTAATAATTGCAAAGATAATCTAAAGTTGATTTCTCCCAAATAGGAGCTATATAAAATACCTTAGGTTCTAAAGTTGTAATCCTCATTGTAAGTAAAACTCTCTCTAAAATTCTGCCGACTTCATCTTCTGTTTTGCCATTAATTAATAGAAGCTGTCCTTTTGGCTCTGTCAAGTCAGAAAGCATAACATAaagcaaataatatttaatgaaaaTTGATAATATTAAAGAGAGGGAAGAAACATATCCCTTACAGAGCTATGGAAGGCAACAAACTCAAATCATTAAATTAAGCAATAGAGCCAGGTAGAACACACCATAGCAAGTTAAAGTCATCTCTCTATTTAAGCCACGCAAGTCAATCTTTAGCCCcaataattttttgttattttaccAATTACATAAAAGGGAATTGCAGAAAGAACTAAAaattatgaaagaaaaaaaacagacaccaaaataaaaaaatcaatcaagTGAAAAAATTGATAAAGTATTTGGAGCAAGGTAATTATCTGAAACAACTAGAGACATTAAGGCCAAGTGTCAATCTCATTTAAGATAATTCACTCCATTCTCCTTTGTTCTGCTTCTTCATTACATTTATCTAATATTTAGCCTATGTGCTTATAGTATATATACAGAGAGGAGGGGGCAGACGGAGAAGGAAGCCGATTTGCAGATTATTGAGGGACACTCTAAGAGACAAATTTGTATTATATGTAAGGAAAATTGGACTGaagaaaattacatagaaaaaatCAAACCACACTTCAAAACAAGATATTCACATCCATCTCAATTCGCTATGACCAGTTAATTTAGTCCAAGACACAAATTTTTCTGCTTAAATAATTAGGCTGCTTCAAACAATAAAACGAACAAAACACAAGTTAATAATCCAATTAGTTTGACTACCTGGTGAAACAAAATTGCAAGAAAGAGCAATCTGTATTGTAGTATTCTGCTTGTCACCAGTAAGCATCCAGAAATTGATTCCTACTTTTCTTAATGCCTCTATTGTTTCTGGTACCCCATCCTGACAATTACAGTTTAAAATATCACAACTATCAGTATCTAGTACAATCCAAGCAATAGTATCCCTAATCTAACTATGTTTCCCCTTCTACTGAGCACTCTGCAATTAGTAgaaaatatacacacatatatatgttAGAAAAAAGTAATAAGTGCATTATGTCACCTATAAACGGTCTTCTATTGCGGTAACACCAAGGATCACAAGATCACGTTCTAATCTTTGACAGACCTCAGCTAGTCTCCACTGCACAGAGTAGTGAGGTAAAGGGAGTGGATAGACAGAAAACTCATGACATGTGAATGCGTTTGTGTGCTTTAGGTGTTTACCTCTCTATCAACCACTGTACTACTGGCCTCTTTAAACATCGAAGACCATTCTTGATACTCATCTTCCTCCAAAATACGCCAAGCAAGACAAAGTGTACGAAGACCTAATTGAGCATATTGTTCCACAGCTTCAATAAATGTCCTTGTCTGCTGCCCTGAGGTACATTGGAAACCATCAAACACCAATACGAGCAATATGCATTAGCCATATATTTCTAGTCATCTAGTAGCATATATAACAGTAAATAATTGAGAACTAATTTACATGAGCagataaaaagaataaaaacctACTCTGTGGGGGCTTATATTAAAATGAATTATAAGAAATCAATTAGTGCGAAGGTTTCAACAAGAAATATATCAATCCCCTGAGCCAAGAAACTCCAACATACTTCACCTTATAGGTGACTAAGAAAGGGAGGTCATTAAAAAGTACAATTAGATTTACCAGCACTTGCATACGGAAGAATTGCTTCATCTGCACCCTttgataaaataataatattcccATTCTGGCAATCCTTCACCACAATTGACATTCTTTTCCTATTCGAAGTAAACTCCAGAGTTTCCAAAA
The Humulus lupulus chromosome 6, drHumLupu1.1, whole genome shotgun sequence DNA segment above includes these coding regions:
- the LOC133785530 gene encoding phospholipid-transporting ATPase 2-like is translated as MIFRRCCISGIFYGNETGDALKDARLLNAVASGSPDVIRFLTIMAICNTVIPVQSKSGAIMYKAQSQDEDALVQAAAQFHMVFFNKSGNILEIKFNASTLRYEVLETLEFTSNRKRMSIVVKDCQNGNIIILSKGADEAILPYASAGQQTRTFIEAVEQYAQLGLRTLCLAWRILEEDEYQEWSSMFKEASSTVVDREWRLAEVCQRLERDLVILGVTAIEDRL